The Montipora foliosa isolate CH-2021 chromosome 6, ASM3666993v2, whole genome shotgun sequence genome includes the window TGTTTACCTTCCCCACATAACATGATGACTTCTCACAACTTAACTATCGTTCGGATAACTTAAAACAGTTGACTTTCGTATTTAAAACATGTCTGGTGTATTCGTCAAAACATCTGGTGTACTCCAAGTAATacaattgtttctttcttaAAACAATATACTGGGGCACCCAACggatctgttcctcacattatctgttccccagaggaatcttgctgacTGGCAAAAATAAAGGTGTTgcgattagctggctgggaaattttgttattgatagaggttttgcctgggaattactgactttttctagcctCATTTCAACccaagctggctgtagaaactctgaagactgaggacgacttaaaaaaaaaaaaaaagaactcgtTCTCTCTCctagagagtagtcacaaacatacgacggctggtcagagtgattgcgcttgcggaaaaaatttgttttgtcccgtttttgtcgcttttgttcagtcgttttggatcgagggatttgaaagcgcgcggaattcctggctgggaaatatatttgatcagctggctgggaaacttaccattttatctagctggctgggaaatttcttgtgtgtcttgctgggaaaaaggaacagataatgttttcccagcaacactgaaaaacacctgaaaatgccttaataacatttattttcattaactgggatataataatacaatttacaacaaattggtcgttgggtgcccctgttctttgagccttaaaatcagcaTCAATTGTCTTTTTCTGAAAAGGAGGGAGGAcagtgaaatcttcccattcaaaAAATCAGTAGGCCTGTTTtacagaaaaatcagttttttcgAAGTATGtctctaaattttttttttttcacctttagagttttcttaaattttacagaAGTAAAGTTCAAATTGCAAGGAGTGAAAACAATTTATCGTCCGGAAGCAAAGATATAAACGAGTGAAGtttcaaaatcaagaaaaatggGGGAGTTACAAGAtcaacatttacgcatgcgtcatcAGCTCTTCGGAGTGCGCGTGCGCGTGGAACTACAAGCCAACAAAAACGGATGTAACAGACCATTACACAAATTGCCTAATTTTCGTAGCCTTCATGAATAGAAGATGTATATGCtgtggtttaatttgatttttgctttaaattttctcaaaccggtttatttctttcaaaccagttcaattattgaactggggtgcagggatatcgcagtggtgagagcactcgcctctcaccaatgtggtttagaagtgcctttgaatggttagctttaaACAGAAAGTGTTGATCATGGTCACGATAGTGCATTTAGGCCTAAGGACTGCTTCAGTTTGAGTTTAGCGTGTCATTATGAAATTGCGgtttgttttcagaaggttAGGGTTGGGTTCATAAAATGGGTAGctatttaggcctaataagtggatttttgactggttaactgAATAATGTTTTTTGGGTAACGGAAACTGTTCACTAAAGTAACCAAATGTATAgattcattttatgttttaaatttattctgaatacaagaaataaagatgcagtcaaaacaaagcgttgttacttcatttatttgcaaactgaacaAATGCTACTGACACGTATTGTCAGCTTGCTTGGAAGCTGCTGTGAACGAAACTTCTTTGCAATAATCGAGTGTCACATTCCTCGAAGTGCAAGGatataaccttgaaaatgaaataaagccCTTAATGATTCCTTGTGGAGTAACTATTTTAGCATAGTCTTTCCTAACCTCCATTATTTTGCCCAACAGCATATTCGGGTGTACAGGACATTAGACATTACCTCACAAAGAGGTTAATAACCATTTGGCTGACTTCAGCAAAGTTCTTTCTCACCCAATGTTCTGTGTATTAACGTCGTCTATGTGAAACTCAGTTGagtgcaaacaagagattttcATGAAGCTGACTCTTGGAAAGAACTACCTTTTTGTCACAAGTAATGATTTGGTTCTTCAAATTCAGCGTCCCCTTTTTTCGCTCGATGGTCTGTACCTCTGATTTTGTCGTGATCTTCTCGATTCCATCTGAattcttgttttctttggcGACGAGATATGTTGTTGCTCGCTCATAGAAATTGTCGTCTACGAGTAATTTCAGATTTACTGGTCTTTTGCTGTTCTTTAAGGCTGTCCAGCGcagaaagaaattccattttaCCTACACAATTTGGGAGTGGAATCGTCACAGTTTTGAAGCCATAGTTCGTAGCAGATTGTCATGAAGAGTACGCACTGTTcgctttttatgaatattctgacATGACTCCCGGGATTCAGGACAAATAAACCATTGTCGAAATAtgaaatattcagcttgatagtgaggcagtgaggacaaaaacaatagaaacacgttggaataaatgtaagaaatatttgcatatcatccactttgctTTGCCTTTGTCCTCAGAagctctctttcaagctgaattttaatatatcgaacaAGGTCTATTATGGTctttttcaatccaaaaattacaatgaaGTATACTACATCTCACAGACTATTTGCACTTGCTCGATTATGATTATGCAAATGACTACGAATGTTATCTGAGGGAAGAGTGGGACGCAATAACAATTCTACCAGGTCATCGCAGCAGAGATTCCATGAGATAGCGCATGCGTGTAGCCAGTCAattttgtgcttgcgtcgccaTATTGACCACGCTGGTCTTTTAGCACAGGACAATCTGGTGTTCAGTTCCTTCATCCTACCATCAGATACGTCCGTTTTCACCTCAAAACTGAGAGGAAAGGTAGTAAACCTACCCAGGCAGTTTATTTTTGCGTAGCAAAAGTTTTCTCTGCCGTAATTTTAGTCATTCACAATATGCCTACGTCGGGCTCCGGCGTTCTCGATGGCATACTCAGTGCGACCTCTGGGTCAAACGTAACCAAGTCAAATTCGCAGAATTTGACGAAAGATTCATCCTCTTCTCCGCCGGAGAGTTCTCGTGGAAGCAAAGACTCGGGGACAAGGAAACAGCCCGCGTCCAAGACCGCCGCTGATTGTGGCGCGAATTCGAGCTTGAAAGTTACTTCTAGGCCTTCGGATGAAGAAACCACGCTCCACAACAAGATTGACCTCTTGATGGGGCTCGTGCAAGATATGGCACCTGTGGTAAAAACACTACAAGAAGCTTACGATGCTTCACTTCTTCACGACGTGGACGAGGATGCCTCGGCCGAAAGCGCCAGTGATAGTGGCGAACACGAGGTCGATGAACCTCCGAGTAAACGACCCAAATCTGACTTGGGTACACAGTCCAGTTCTCCTAAGACAGGAGAATCAACAAACGCCTCTAACAGCAAGGTGGATTCTCTTGTCACAGAAGTGACAGAGGACGAAGTGACGGGGCCAGCGATctctgaaaaaatcgcaagcgTGCTCAACAACATACTCGCTAGTGGTCTAAATGAACAAGCCATAAAGAGGCGGAAAGAGAACATTCACAGACCTTCAAACAGCAAATTGCTTACACAAACTCGTGTCAACCCAGAGATTTGGGACATTGCTAAGAAGCAGACACGTAGCATGGATTCCAGGCTACAAGCCTTACAGGACACCCTGGTAAAGGGACTAATTCCACTGGCTGATTTGACAGGGAAAGTAGGCGAATCCATGGATTCAGACACTGTTATGCCTACCAAAGAAGCCTTATGGGAAGGCTTATCAAATTCTCTCCTACTTGTGGCTGCAGCAAATCACAGCTTAAACATTTGTCGCCGTGATATGTTCAAAACAGAGTTGGATGACAACTATAAGGCCTTGTGTAACAACAAGCACCCTATTGGGAGTGAACTTTTTGGAGATGACTTCACAGAACGGCTCAAAACTGTCACAGAGATTAACAAAGCAGGTAAACAACTCACAAGGTCCAATAAATCAGTTTCTCAGAAGTATAAAGGCTCTTCAAAACCTTTTTTAGCCCAAGTGGGGCGCAACCAGCGCCCCTTCAATCAATACAATTCCAATACACGAGGCTACCAGAGAAACAGCCGTCACAACTACAGGAAGGAACCTTCCAAAACAGAATCCAAGACTACCAAACAGACTGTGAAACAGTCGTAACCCAGCCTGAGGTAAGCTCTGGACCCATTCCTATTACTGGGGGAAGAATTAAGAACTTTATTGCCACGTGGCAGGAAATTACCTCTGACAAAACCATTTTGTCAGTTGTGCTGGGTTACAAACTGGAGTTTTATGGGCTGCAACCTATTCAAATTGGGAAAATCAGACCTACTGTTTTGAATACTGAGGCAGAGGCTGCCTTAGAACAATAGATCCAAGATTTTTTATCACGGGACATCCTCGTTGAGTCCCACCATGAAGCCACAGAATTCATATCCCCAGTTTTTCTCAGAGAAAAGAAGAATGGGACTTTCAGAATGATTTTAAATCTGAAAGAGTTAAACCGTTTCATTGTTTACCACCATTTTAAGATGGACAATATCGAAAGTTGTATACACTTGATGAAACCCATGTGTTTCATGGCATCCATTGATCTTTCAGATGCCTATTTCTCAGTACCAGTTGACCCTTCACATCAAAAATATCTtaaatttttatggaaagggaGACTATATCAGTTCACTTGCCTTGCTCAAGGACTCTCGTGTGCCCCTAGGGTATTTACCAAACTTCTTAAACCTGTGTACTCACATTTACGACTCAAGGGACATGTTTCTAGTGGTTATTTAGACGACTCTTTCTTAGAAGGCGATTCCTATGATGCATGTTTATCTAATGTTCAGGACACCCTTACCCTTCTAAGAGATTTGGGTTTCTGCCCCAACTTGGATAAATCAGTCGTCCAACCTACCCATGTTCTTGAGCATTTGGGatttattttaaattccttGGACATGTCTGTTAGTATCACTGATTGTAACTTCAGAAAGTTCCTGGATACAGCTGACAAGATTTTACAAGGCACGATAATTCCTATCAGACTTGTAGCCAGATTAGTGGGTATTATGGTATCCTTTTTCCCTGGTGTTGAGTATGCCAGACTTTTTTACAGACAACTTGAGATTGAAAAATCCATTGCTCTGAAAAATTCTGGCTGGAATTTTGAAAGTGATATGACATTATCTGAGACAGCTAAGGATGACATTGTCTGGTGGATTCACCATGCCCAGACATCTAAACGCAAGATTAATCATGGGAAAGTTACGCGGGAACTTAGAACCGATGCCTCTACCCATGGGTGGGGTGCTTTCTCAGAGGGTGTCTCTACTGGTGGCAGATGGTCACCTCAAGAAGCTCAGCTGCACATTAATGCCCTGGAACTTCTAGCTGTGTTTTTTGGTCTTAAGGCTTTATGTTCTTCAGAACATCACTGCCATATGAAAGTGTTATCTGATAATACTAGTACAGTAGCATATCTGAGGAATATGGGGGGATCTCACTCCATCCCTTGTAACAACATTACCAGGGAAATATGGCAGTGGTGTAAGGACAGAGAGATCTGGATTACACCAGCGCATATCCCTGGTGTTGAGAATACTGAAGCTGATCTTGCTTCTCGAGTGTTTAATGACCAGACAGAGTGGAAACTTGATCCACAAGTATTGTCAGATATTTTTACCCTGTTTGGCAGACCTGTTCTTGATCTATTTGCATCTCGACTTAATTACCAATTACTGCATTATGTATCTTGGATCCCTGACCCTAATGCTGTCGGGGTAGATGCCTTCACGTTAGACTGGGGAACACAATATAACTATGCTTTTCCACCTTTCAGTCTCATTCCACAAGTTCTGCAAAAATTGGAAGAGGACCAAGCAGAGATGGTTCTGGTGGCCCCTCATTGGCCAACTCAGTTCTGGTTCCCCAAACTAACAAGGCTCCTTGTACAGAACCCAGTGCTACTTCCCAATCAGCTCAACATCGTACATCTGCCTTTCAACCCAGGGAAGGCACACCCATTGGGGGAACGACTACTGCTAATGGCATGTCACTTGTCAGGGAAAGCCTCCGAGACCAAGGCGTATCTGAGAGAGCTCAAGAAATCATCCTTCAGTCCTGGAAGGAAGGGACCCAGAAACAGTACCGAATTTACTTACAGAAGTGGACTACATTCTGCAGTAGAAGGGGTGTTAATACCATTCAACCATCTATATCAGAGGTCCTAGATTTTCTAACAGAACTGTTCGATGGGGGCCTGGGTTACAGTGGACTGAATACAGCTCGCTGTGCGTTATCATCAATCATTCTCTTAGATAGAAACAAGACTGTGGGTTCTCACCCATTAGTTAATCGCTTTCTTAAAGCAGTGTTTAATGCCAGGCCATGTGTACCTAGATATCAGTCTATCTGGGATACATCACTTGTCTTATCATATCTCAAAACTTTTGCACCACTTGAATCTTTAAATCTTAAAGATCTCACTTTTAAGCTGGTTATGTTAATTGCATTAGTCACAGGCCAGAGATGCCAATCCATTTATCTTATGGATTTAGCTAGCATGCAAAAGAATGCAGATCACTATAAATTTGTTATTGGTGATCTTGTTAAGCAATCTGCACCAGGCAGAAAACAGCCTGAGCTCATTCTTCCAGCTTTTAAGGAAGACAACAGAGTTTGTGTTTACTCAGTTCTTACAGAGTATATTAAGCGCACTCTTCCTCATAGGGGTGGAGCAACTAGGTTGTTTCTTAGTTTTGTTAAACCTTTTCAAGCGGTGTCAAGGGACACCATTTCTCGTTGGATAAAGGCTGTTATGATTCAGTCTGGAATTGATGTTACAGTTTTCAAGCCTCACAGCACTAGAGCTGCTTCTACTAGCAAAGCAAATTCATGTCAGGTACCCTTGGATATTATTCTCCAAGCAGCCTCCTGGAAAGGAGATTGTACTTTCCGTAAGTTTTATAACAAACCCATTGAAGGTAATGTGTCTAAGTTTGGCCAGGCTATTCTTGGCTTTAGTCCAGGAGAGTAGACCCTTTTACATAACCTTATGTTATGTTCAGTTTTCACTATAATAAAGTGTTACACATTCTGGTGGTTATATGGGTGTTATATCTTCGTGTCCAtattgctttaaaatctcatGGAATCTCTGCTGCGATGACCTGGTAGAATTGtaaattaaacgaggcttacctgtaaggtgaagtttgattgaggtTCTATCAGGTCATCACAGCAGCAGAGATTACATGCCCATCCTATTATTACCCTCCCTGGCTAGTCCAGTTTTCCTTGTGGGCCTACTGAGACTGTGTTCATTTTTTGATATGGACACTCAGTAGTTAAATATTGACTGGCTACACGCATGCGCTATCTCATGTAATCTCTGCTGCTGTGATGACCTGATAGAacctcaatcaaacttcaccttacaggtaagcctcgtttaatttaCAATTATTCGTATCAACATTTATGGGTGTGatttggag containing:
- the LOC138005755 gene encoding uncharacterized protein; this translates as MILNLKELNRFIVYHHFKMDNIESCIHLMKPMCFMASIDLSDAYFSVPVDPSHQKYLKFLWKGRLYQFTCLAQGLSCAPRVFTKLLKPVYSHLRLKGHVSSGYLDDSFLEGDSYDACLSNVQDTLTLLRDLGFCPNLDKSVVQPTHVLEHLGFILNSLDMSVSITDCNFRKFLDTADKILQGTIIPIRLVARLVGIMVSFFPGVEYARLFYRQLEIEKSIALKNSGWNFESDMTLSETAKDDIVWWIHHAQTSKRKINHGKVTRELRTDASTHGWGAFSEGVSTGGRWSPQEAQLHINALELLAVFFGLKALCSSEHHCHMKVLSDNTSTVAYLRNMGGSHSIPCNNITREIWQWCKDREIWITPAHIPGVENTEADLASRVFNDQTEWKLDPQSHSTSSAKIGRGPSRDGSGGPSLANSVLVPQTNKAPCTEPSATSQSAQHRTSAFQPREGTPIGGTTTANGMSLVRESLRDQGVSERAQEIILQSWKEGTQKQYRIYLQKWTTFCSRRGVNTIQPSISEVLDFLTELFDGGLGYSGLNTARCALSSIILLDRNKTVGSHPLVNRFLKAVFNARPCVPRYQSIWDTSLVLSYLKTFAPLESLNLKDLTFKLVMLIALVTGQRCQSIYLMDLASMQKNADHYKFVIGDLVKQSAPGRKQPELILPAFKEDNRVCVYSVLTEYIKRTLPHRGGATRLFLSFVKPFQAVSRDTISRWIKAVMIQSGIDVTVFKPHSTRAASTSKANSCQVPLDIILQAASWKGDCTFRKFYNKPIEGNVSKFGQAILGFSPGE